Proteins found in one Calypte anna isolate BGI_N300 chromosome 10, bCalAnn1_v1.p, whole genome shotgun sequence genomic segment:
- the PDCD7 gene encoding programmed cell death protein 7: MAQPPPFPGRFPPPPFPPFRPFPPPAAPFSSRPAPLTPALPPPFLLPPLPPVRPEGEAGPRFPAGGSSYLPAAPPFAPRPLSEEEAAAAQRQQDELWLSQFLSRRQALPPPPPPPPPPVAANPSSARELAVRALGPVSRLSALCRALRRREEEGDEAGWEEVREEAEEARRELQEIVRPLREPGYRETLRRKAEKARKRRLRLQRRKQEAKAAEEEEKARAAEREAKIDQWRAKCIQEVEEKNREQELKAAADSVLSEVRKKQADTKRMVEILHGLEKLRKLRKEAAARKGVCPPPSADEAFENQVESLKTLLKNRTELYEAEERALRVMLEGEQEEERKREMEKKQRKEREKLLQQKLEIDSKLFGDPAEFPLAHLLQPFREYYLQAEHSVAALIQIRHEWDRFLVPADHPEGSCIPPGWVLPSLPTNDTWATAVR; encoded by the exons ATGGCGCAGCCGCCTCCCTTCCCGGGCCGCTTTCCTCCTCCGCCGTTTCCCCCGTTCCGGCCTTTCCCGCCTCCCGCCGCTCCCTTCTCCTCCCGCCCGGCTCCCTTAACCCCTGCTCTCCCTCCgcctttcctcctgcctccgCTGCCGCCGGTCCGGCCTGAAGGTGAGGCGGGGCCGCGCTTCCCTGCGGGGGGCAGCTCCTATTTACCGGCGGCTCCGCCGTTCGCCCCGCGGCCGCTGTctgaggaggaggcggcggcggcgcagCGGCAGCAGGACGAGCTCTGGCTCTCGCAGTTCCTCAGCCGCCGCCAggcccttcctcctcctcctccacctcctcctcctccggtAGCCGCCAACCCCAGCAGTGCCCGGGAGCTGGCGGTGCGGGCCCTGGGCCCGGTGTCCCGGCTGAGCGCGCTGTGCCGGGCCCTGAggcggcgggaggaggagggggatgagGCGGGATGGGAGGAGGTGCgggaggaggcggaggaggcGCGGCGGGAGCTGCAGGAGATCGTGCGGCCCCTGAGGGAACCCGGCTACCGGGAAACGCTGCGGAGGAAGGCGGAGAAGgcgaggaagaggaggctgaggctgcagcGCAGGAAGCAAGAAGCCAAAGCGgccgaggaggaggagaaggcgCGGGCTGCGGAGCGGGAGGCCAAGATCGACCAGTGGCGGGCTAAGTGCATccaggaggtggaggagaagaACCGG gAACAAGAACTTAAGGCTGCTGCAGACAGTGTCTTATCTGAAGTAAGGAAGAAGCAGGCAGACACCAAGAGGATGGTGGAAATCCTTCATGGCTTGGAAAAGCTTCGGAAGCTGAGGAAAGAGGCAGCTGCCAGGAAAG GTGTTTGTCCACCCCCCTCAGCTGATGAAGCATTTGAAAACCAGGTGGAGAGTCtcaaaacactgctgaaaaatcGCACAGAGCTGTATGAAGCTGAGGAGAGAGCATTAAGAGTCATGTTGGAGGGAGaacaagaggaggaaaggaagagagaaatggaaaagaaacagaggaaggaaagggaaaaactgctgcagcagaaacttGAAATTGATTCCAAGCTCTTTGGAGATCCAG CTGAATTCCCTCTAGCCCATCTATTGCAGCCATTCAGAGAGTATTACTTGCAAGCTGAGCATTCTGTAGCAGCTCTAATCCAGATCAG GCACGAGTGGGATCGGTTCTTGGTGCCTGCTGACCACCCTGAAGGAAGCTGCATCCCTCCAGGATGGGTTCTGCCAAGCCTCCCCACAAATGACACTTGGGCCACAGCTGTCAGATAA
- the UBAP1L gene encoding ubiquitin-associated protein 1-like, whose product MKSPGAQNQAAAMSYLDEVPFRTTWSLNGDSGGENPLITAPAMELPDCTDILMSTMHDFSLERKVLYWVEVASQQQTPGHRVTSEVVPTAPPCWLLLVDPTESCGSRARDGAVRRSVSMSAADDGSYGHTKGRGVLSDTESETWHSDEDGYLEDDEYSSTSWEESEKDDRFSRRRSSGRVVPLRPGFYQTRPKTSPGLLEPPLENNSHNSASPEQSKQRRSMVIFNNMKNELEAARRKLAALVHPLNRASSESRRISVLPQRPSTSCSTKHEPRPGTSPLGTLVPTPPARIPPIKQHKPTVPSLSPYTCLPPASTPARPLSCHRSQPDSAADLLSALSQEERDLIEPVTALGYPTRKAILTLQKTGKQSLSQFLSYLSACDRLLKQGYEEGQVEEAMEMFQYSEKKAAEFLHLLSQFNDMGFQQNEIKEVLLLCGNQREKALEELVMKAQ is encoded by the exons ATGAAGTCTCCTGGAG CACAAAACCAGGCAGCAGCTATGAGCTACCTGGATGAAGTTCCCTTCAGGACAACCTGGAGCCTCAACGGGGACTCTGGGGGAGAGAACCCTTTGATCACTGCCCCGGCCATGGAGCTCCCCGACTGCACTGACATCCTCATGAGCACCATG CACGATTtctcactggaaagaaaagtgcTCTACTGGGTTGAGGTGGCCTCCCAGCAGCAAACCCCTGGCCATCGGGTCACCTCTGAAGTTGTGCCCACAGCTCCTCCCTGCTGGTTGCTGCTGGTGGACCCCACGGAGAgctgtgggagcagagcccggGATGGGGCGGTGCGGCGCTCGGTCAGCATGAGCGCTGCCGATGATGGCAGCTACGGACACACCAAGGGCAGAGGGGTCTTGTCTGACACTGAGAGTGAGACCTGGCACTCAGATGAGGATGGGTACTTAGAGGATGATGAATACTCCTCGACCTCCTGGGAAGAGAGTGAGAAGGATGACAGGTTTTCCAGGAGGAGAAGCTCTGGGAGAGTTGTGCCTCTGCGTCCTGGCTTTTACCAGACCCGACCGAAGACGTCACCCGGTTTGCTGGAGCCCCCCCTGGAGAACAACAGCCACAACTCAGccagcccagagcagagcaagcagAGAAGATCCATGGTGATATTTAACAACATGAAGAACGAGTTGGAAGCAGCCAGGAGGAAACTGGCTGCTTTGGTGCATCCTTTGAACAGAGCCTCCTCGGAGAGCAGAAGGATCTCGGTGCTTCCCCAGCgccccagcaccagctgcagcaCCAAGCATGAGCCAAGGCCAGGGACATCCCCCCTGGGGACTTTGGTGCCAACTCCTCCAGCCAGGATCCCCCCAATCAAACAGCATAAGCCCACGGTGCCG TCCCTCAGCCCCTACACCTGCCTGCCCCCTGCCTCCACCCCAGCACGACCTCTGAGTTGCCACAGATCTCAGCCAGACTCAGCAGCTGATCTGCTCTCAGCATTGAGCCAAGAGGAGAGAGACCTCATCGAGCCTGTCACAGCCCTGGGCTACCCCACCCGTAAAGCCATCCTCACCCTCCAGAagacaggaaagcaaagcttAAGTCAG TTCCTGAGCTACCTGAGTGCCTGTGACAGGCTGCTGAAGCAGGGCTACGAGGAAGGGCAGGTggaggaggccatggagatgtTCCAGTACTCAGAGAAAAAG